In Arthrobacter sp. CDRTa11, one DNA window encodes the following:
- a CDS encoding SIMPL domain-containing protein: MTSRRITVTGTGVAEAAPDLLTLSVGVECRSGNVGAAYAEAGTTSSAVSAALRQHGVTNADIRTSGLNVRADLVWREGEGQKVAGYIATSSLTVRLRDVETASSAISAAVAAGGNNVRLNGLDLGFSDEAAVRARAREAAWQDALRTAGQFAALASARLGRVVSLAEDANPGMPVPLPRIERAVSSDAFSVEPGQTSMAARITVVWELARP, encoded by the coding sequence ATGACATCACGAAGAATCACCGTCACCGGGACAGGGGTAGCGGAGGCCGCCCCGGACCTGTTGACCCTGTCCGTGGGCGTGGAGTGCCGGAGCGGCAACGTCGGCGCAGCCTACGCAGAAGCGGGGACAACATCGTCCGCTGTCTCTGCTGCGCTCCGCCAACACGGCGTGACAAACGCGGACATCCGGACATCAGGACTGAACGTCCGGGCAGACCTTGTTTGGCGCGAGGGTGAGGGCCAGAAGGTGGCAGGGTATATCGCCACCAGCAGCCTCACTGTCCGCCTGAGGGATGTGGAGACGGCGTCGTCGGCCATCTCTGCCGCCGTAGCAGCAGGCGGCAACAACGTCAGGCTCAACGGCCTTGACCTCGGATTTTCAGATGAGGCTGCGGTGCGGGCACGCGCCCGTGAAGCTGCCTGGCAGGACGCGCTCCGAACGGCGGGACAGTTTGCTGCGCTGGCTTCTGCCCGGCTGGGCAGGGTGGTCTCGTTAGCGGAAGATGCCAACCCTGGCATGCCGGTTCCGCTGCCCAGGATCGAACGGGCCGTTTCATCGGATGCGTTCAGCGTGGAGCCGGGCCAAACAAGCATGGCCGCCAGGATCACCGTGGTGTGGGAGCTTGCCCGGCCTTGA
- a CDS encoding radical SAM protein translates to MNPSPFTSRQALPGPGQPLRGDRIHRYVTAFCPHCHETNPPLAQVRRLSGVLLIRDDRVWLERGCPDHGLVSTLYDESPEILRYLEKWQAPTKQHIPDQAGNYRQIPEAYAYGLPAMQTQHTCILLQDIIEHCNLRCPTCFTASGPQLQGVAPLSEVLANIDTRLARENGRLDVLMLSGGEPTLYPYLAELLDELVARPIVRIMVNSNGMLMATDDELLALLSRHRDRVEVYLQYDGPSKEASIHHRGGDLTRFKDMAIERLSEAGVFTTLTMTATLGVNDGEVGAVVMRALETPFVGGVALQPVFGSGRGHGIDPTDRLTHTGVLERLAEQTGGVVSWHDLTALPCSHPHCASVGYMLKDDSGTWRSLTALIGHDQLLAWLELNPDTMANRIADSAIPLELRSLMKSSLLDLLSEQSSLSHPRTMDLWKNICTQCDLGIGTLTTLAAGKLPGQQQRLRRLLGERITRIMVKPFMDISTMIEERLTQCCVHVGTKSDAGDHQCAPFCAVQAWPALARQRISTATGTRLLPVRQV, encoded by the coding sequence ATGAATCCGTCCCCATTTACGTCCCGGCAGGCGCTGCCCGGTCCCGGCCAGCCGCTGCGCGGGGACCGCATCCACCGCTACGTCACAGCTTTCTGTCCCCATTGCCACGAGACAAACCCTCCGCTCGCACAGGTGCGGCGCCTCTCCGGCGTGCTGCTGATCCGCGATGACCGGGTCTGGCTGGAACGCGGCTGCCCGGATCACGGACTCGTCAGCACCTTGTACGACGAGTCTCCGGAAATCCTGCGCTATCTGGAGAAGTGGCAGGCGCCCACGAAGCAACACATCCCGGACCAGGCCGGCAATTACCGCCAGATACCGGAGGCTTACGCCTACGGGCTGCCCGCCATGCAGACGCAGCACACGTGCATCCTGCTGCAGGACATCATCGAGCACTGCAACCTGCGCTGCCCCACCTGCTTCACGGCCTCCGGCCCCCAATTGCAGGGAGTGGCGCCGCTCAGCGAGGTGCTCGCGAATATCGACACCCGGCTTGCCCGCGAAAACGGGCGGCTGGACGTGCTGATGCTCTCCGGCGGCGAGCCGACGCTCTATCCGTATCTGGCCGAACTTCTGGATGAGCTCGTGGCCCGGCCGATCGTCCGGATCATGGTGAACAGCAACGGCATGCTCATGGCCACCGACGACGAACTCCTCGCGCTGCTTTCCAGGCACCGGGACCGGGTGGAGGTGTACCTCCAGTACGACGGCCCGTCCAAGGAAGCATCGATCCACCACCGAGGGGGAGACCTGACCCGCTTCAAGGACATGGCCATCGAGCGCCTGTCCGAGGCAGGTGTTTTCACCACCCTGACCATGACGGCGACACTCGGCGTCAACGACGGTGAGGTGGGCGCCGTCGTTATGAGGGCTTTGGAAACCCCGTTCGTGGGTGGGGTAGCGCTTCAGCCGGTGTTCGGTTCAGGGCGCGGCCACGGTATCGACCCCACCGACAGACTCACCCACACAGGCGTGCTGGAACGGCTCGCGGAGCAAACCGGTGGTGTGGTCTCATGGCACGACCTGACAGCACTGCCGTGTTCACATCCGCATTGCGCGTCAGTGGGTTACATGCTGAAGGACGACTCAGGGACTTGGCGTTCGCTGACGGCCCTCATCGGGCACGACCAGCTGCTCGCCTGGCTGGAACTCAATCCGGACACCATGGCCAACCGCATCGCCGACAGCGCCATCCCGCTCGAACTGCGCAGCCTGATGAAGTCCTCCCTGCTGGACCTGCTGAGCGAGCAGTCCTCACTGTCCCACCCGCGGACCATGGATCTTTGGAAGAACATCTGCACCCAATGCGACCTCGGTATCGGAACGCTCACCACACTGGCTGCCGGCAAGCTTCCAGGGCAGCAACAGCGGCTGCGCCGGCTCCTCGGCGAACGGATCACCCGCATCATGGTCAAACCCTTCATGGACATCTCCACCATGATCGAGGAACGGCTCACTCAATGCTGCGTCCACGTGGGCACAAAGAGCGACGCCGGTGATCACCAGTGTGCCCCGTTCTGCGCTGTCCAGGCCTGGCCGGCTCTTGCCAGGCAACGAATAAGCACAGCCACGGGGACACGGCTTCTCCCCGTACGCCAGGTCTGA
- a CDS encoding GlsB/YeaQ/YmgE family stress response membrane protein, which translates to MGFLAWIILGLIVGAIVKAVMPGRVGGGWVTSLVLGVVGAIVGGWIGSLLFARGELAFFDLGTWILAIIGGLLVAGIYGAITGRSKTSRAP; encoded by the coding sequence ATGGGTTTTCTTGCTTGGATTATTCTCGGCCTCATCGTAGGGGCCATTGTTAAGGCCGTCATGCCCGGCAGAGTCGGCGGCGGCTGGGTCACCAGCCTGGTTCTCGGAGTGGTTGGTGCAATTGTAGGCGGCTGGATCGGAAGCCTTCTCTTCGCCAGGGGCGAACTCGCTTTCTTCGATCTGGGAACGTGGATCCTTGCGATCATCGGCGGTCTGCTGGTGGCTGGCATCTACGGCGCCATTACGGGACGCAGCAAAACCTCACGTGCGCCCTGA
- a CDS encoding MFS transporter: MSSILQTKTTPKARTSHVGRAIVALAMGGFGIGVTEFTMMGLLKEVEQGLGISTPEAGNLISAYALGVVVGAPLLAAVGARLPRKYLALGLMLFFSVANLTSFIAPDYGSMLVSRFAAGLPHGAFFGVAAVIAASLVPPTRRGRAISMVMAGLTVSNVIGVPLATWVGQAYGWRLLFLLVGAIGLLTVGLLWRFVPFQAAHPDASIRRELGALKRLQVWLAILIGIVGFGGFFATYTYIAHTMTLVAGIPSQLLPVVVALYGLGMVAGNIVGGRIADKSVMGTIYRILPGIAVALVVYAVAVHWPWSALAMVFVVGAAGSMLVPALQTRLLDASPDAPSLASSLNHAALNVANALGAFLGGVVIAWGWGYTAPALVGAVLAVLGLAVAVVSGLLERKKPLAA; this comes from the coding sequence ATGAGCAGCATCCTCCAGACCAAAACCACACCGAAGGCCCGGACTTCCCACGTCGGGCGGGCCATTGTTGCCCTCGCCATGGGCGGCTTCGGCATCGGCGTGACTGAGTTCACCATGATGGGCCTCCTGAAAGAGGTGGAGCAGGGACTCGGCATCAGCACCCCTGAAGCCGGAAACCTGATCTCGGCCTACGCCCTCGGCGTCGTGGTGGGCGCGCCCTTGCTGGCCGCGGTCGGAGCCAGGCTCCCCCGCAAGTACCTCGCCCTGGGACTGATGCTGTTCTTCAGCGTTGCCAACCTGACCTCATTCATAGCTCCCGACTACGGCAGCATGCTGGTTTCCCGCTTCGCAGCCGGGCTTCCGCATGGGGCGTTCTTTGGCGTCGCCGCTGTGATTGCCGCCTCCCTGGTGCCACCCACACGGCGCGGACGTGCCATTTCGATGGTGATGGCCGGCCTGACGGTTTCCAACGTTATTGGTGTCCCACTTGCCACTTGGGTTGGCCAGGCCTACGGCTGGCGCCTGCTGTTCCTCCTGGTGGGCGCCATAGGACTGCTCACCGTGGGGCTCTTATGGCGGTTTGTCCCTTTCCAGGCAGCCCACCCGGATGCGAGTATCCGGCGTGAGCTCGGCGCCCTCAAACGCCTGCAGGTTTGGCTTGCGATCCTTATCGGTATCGTCGGCTTCGGCGGTTTCTTCGCCACCTATACCTACATTGCCCACACCATGACACTGGTGGCCGGGATACCTTCCCAGCTGCTTCCAGTCGTGGTGGCGCTATATGGCCTGGGCATGGTGGCGGGCAACATCGTGGGCGGCAGGATCGCTGACAAATCCGTTATGGGAACCATCTACCGGATTCTGCCTGGCATCGCGGTTGCCCTGGTGGTTTATGCCGTTGCCGTGCATTGGCCGTGGTCGGCGTTGGCCATGGTGTTTGTGGTGGGCGCGGCAGGTTCAATGCTGGTACCGGCCCTGCAGACCCGCTTGCTGGACGCTTCCCCAGACGCTCCGTCCCTGGCGTCCTCACTGAACCATGCTGCGCTGAACGTCGCAAATGCACTGGGCGCGTTCCTTGGCGGCGTGGTGATCGCCTGGGGCTGGGGTTACACGGCACCCGCCCTCGTGGGTGCCGTGCTGGCCGTACTGGGCCTGGCGGTCGCCGTCGTGAGCGGACTACTGGAACGGAAAAAGCCGCTGGCCGCCTGA
- a CDS encoding Rv2578c family radical SAM protein has protein sequence MRWDAQALLERPTEADASGTTPALLPLAGLVRSVTTPEFAGITFHEVTAKSVLNKVPGGSRMPFEWTINPYRGCSHACVYCFARKSHTYLEFDAGRDFDNQIVVKVNVAEVLRKELAKPSWGHHQVALGTNTDPYQRAEGRYKLMPGIISALAESGTPLSILTKGTLLARDIPLLKEAATQVPVGVGISLAMTDEALSETVEPGTPGPRARLKLISRLREAGLPCGVMAMPIMPWLTDSDEALDALFASLASAGATGVTAGALYLKPGTREWFMQWLAANHPDLTGRYQGLYGNGSYAPKEYRTWLAGRVRYFKERHGFSGSHGFSHRDLEDDPRGEEAQYPAGIIPVGKAATPGGPPDRDTRPGPTGPPEQPTLF, from the coding sequence ATGAGATGGGATGCACAAGCACTGTTGGAGCGCCCCACAGAAGCAGACGCGAGTGGTACTACTCCTGCACTCCTGCCGCTCGCCGGCCTGGTCAGGTCAGTGACCACCCCCGAGTTTGCCGGCATCACGTTCCACGAAGTCACCGCAAAGAGTGTGCTGAACAAGGTGCCCGGCGGTTCCCGCATGCCGTTCGAATGGACCATCAACCCGTACAGGGGCTGCAGCCATGCCTGCGTCTACTGCTTTGCGCGGAAGAGCCACACCTACCTGGAGTTTGACGCGGGGAGGGATTTCGACAACCAGATTGTGGTCAAGGTCAATGTGGCGGAAGTGTTGCGGAAGGAACTTGCCAAGCCGTCCTGGGGCCATCATCAGGTGGCACTGGGCACCAATACGGATCCCTATCAGCGTGCCGAAGGCCGTTACAAGCTGATGCCGGGAATCATCTCGGCGCTGGCCGAGTCCGGCACTCCCCTGTCCATCCTGACGAAGGGAACACTGCTGGCACGGGACATCCCCCTGCTGAAGGAAGCGGCGACGCAGGTTCCCGTTGGGGTGGGAATATCCCTCGCGATGACGGATGAAGCCCTTTCCGAAACCGTGGAACCGGGCACTCCCGGGCCAAGGGCCAGGCTGAAACTTATTTCGCGGCTTCGCGAAGCTGGCCTGCCGTGCGGAGTGATGGCCATGCCCATCATGCCGTGGCTCACCGACAGCGACGAAGCACTGGACGCACTTTTTGCTTCACTGGCCTCAGCCGGAGCCACGGGCGTCACCGCCGGTGCCCTGTACCTGAAGCCCGGCACGCGTGAATGGTTTATGCAGTGGCTCGCGGCCAACCACCCCGATCTGACAGGCCGCTATCAGGGGTTGTACGGCAATGGCTCGTACGCACCCAAAGAGTACCGAACCTGGCTCGCGGGAAGGGTGCGCTATTTCAAGGAACGGCATGGTTTCTCCGGTTCCCACGGCTTCAGCCACCGGGATCTTGAAGATGATCCTCGGGGTGAAGAAGCACAGTATCCTGCCGGCATCATCCCGGTAGGCAAAGCCGCCACTCCGGGAGGTCCACCGGACCGGGACACCCGCCCGGGTCCCACCGGCCCGCCAGAGCAGCCCACCCTGTTCTAG
- a CDS encoding (deoxy)nucleoside triphosphate pyrophosphohydrolase, with the protein MTGHILVVGGAVLDSLAEPTMLLVARRTAPEQFAGLWEFPGGKVDAGEAPEAALHRELREELGIGVRLGTELEALTPGGWPLNERASMRVWAAEITEGDPRPLEDHDELKWISVADSDEALSLPWIPADFPIVRALLQSLAAHAGSASGGN; encoded by the coding sequence GTGACTGGACACATACTCGTAGTCGGCGGAGCCGTCCTTGACTCCCTTGCGGAACCCACAATGCTGCTGGTGGCGCGCCGGACCGCACCGGAACAGTTCGCCGGGCTGTGGGAATTTCCGGGGGGAAAGGTGGACGCGGGCGAGGCTCCCGAGGCCGCATTGCACCGGGAACTCAGGGAGGAACTGGGGATTGGCGTGCGGCTGGGGACTGAACTTGAGGCTCTCACCCCCGGCGGCTGGCCCCTGAATGAGCGGGCGTCCATGCGGGTCTGGGCGGCGGAAATTACAGAGGGGGACCCGCGCCCGCTTGAAGATCATGACGAATTGAAGTGGATCAGCGTAGCGGACAGTGATGAAGCTCTCAGCCTTCCCTGGATTCCTGCTGACTTCCCGATCGTCCGCGCCCTCCTGCAATCCCTTGCTGCCCACGCGGGCTCGGCCAGCGGCGGCAACTGA
- a CDS encoding prolipoprotein diacylglyceryl transferase, with amino-acid sequence MIGLPFAGDGLVHAGLLGLGILAALLFYAYEKRRRGLSDPRLWPIAGFAIAFGAIGSRVLTWDVSGQVSLADWWGNGDRSILAGLVGAWLGVHLGKRLTGYRESTGDLLAPAVALALIIGRIGCLLTELPGTPTGGAWGMTLTSGQAAVLGGPSGVGLHPSFAYEILFHVAAFVLIWRYRDRLPGPGDLFICYVTSYALFRFGVEFVRGNEVLWLGMSRPQWFLLVILPLLFWRMLRVFGKPLRPKVEGRVA; translated from the coding sequence ATGATCGGGCTTCCCTTCGCGGGAGACGGGCTGGTGCACGCCGGCCTGTTAGGGCTGGGAATCCTCGCAGCCTTGCTGTTCTACGCGTATGAGAAGCGCCGACGCGGCCTGTCCGATCCACGGTTGTGGCCCATTGCCGGTTTCGCTATAGCCTTCGGAGCAATCGGTTCACGGGTGCTCACTTGGGATGTTTCCGGGCAGGTCTCGTTGGCGGACTGGTGGGGCAACGGCGACCGCAGCATCCTTGCGGGACTTGTTGGAGCGTGGCTCGGCGTCCATTTGGGAAAACGGCTGACAGGTTACCGCGAATCCACCGGGGATCTGCTGGCGCCCGCAGTCGCCCTGGCGCTGATCATCGGGCGCATTGGCTGTCTCCTCACGGAACTGCCCGGCACCCCGACTGGGGGAGCATGGGGGATGACCCTCACGTCAGGGCAGGCGGCGGTGTTGGGCGGACCGTCCGGAGTAGGGCTCCACCCTTCCTTTGCCTACGAAATCCTGTTCCACGTTGCCGCATTTGTGCTGATATGGCGTTATCGGGACCGCCTGCCTGGTCCTGGCGACCTCTTCATCTGCTACGTGACTTCCTACGCCTTGTTCCGGTTCGGCGTCGAATTCGTCCGCGGCAACGAAGTGCTCTGGCTGGGGATGAGCCGTCCGCAGTGGTTCCTCCTGGTGATTCTCCCCCTGCTCTTCTGGCGGATGCTGCGGGTCTTCGGAAAACCACTCCGCCCGAAGGTGGAAGGAAGAGTGGCATGA